A part of Ziziphus jujuba cultivar Dongzao chromosome 8, ASM3175591v1 genomic DNA contains:
- the LOC107413035 gene encoding uncharacterized protein LOC107413035 — protein MAWKNGFRELRPLLHLLFPLCIHWIAEEMTVSVLVDVTTRALCPGNSTCSQVIYINGIQQTIVGVFKMVALPLLGQLADEHGRKPLLLFTMTVCIFPFALLAWNPSKELVYAYYVLRTITNILTRGSIFCIAVAYTADVVSESKRAALFSWITGLFSASHVLGNVLARFLPEKYIFMIAIALLSLCPIYMQLFLSETVEQFPISNKDPSCLTKTLNVVHKRYESMRDAATLVISSPTLRSIALVSFFYEMGMSGISGVLLYYLKAAFGFDKNQFSEILMLVGIGSIISQMLVLPLLNPLVGEKVILCISLLASVAYALFYGLAWAAWVPYLSASFGVIYVLVKPSTFAIISKASSSTNQGKAQGFIAGVQSIGSLLSPLVMSPLTSLFLSSDAPFNCKGFSIICASLCMVISFYFACMIKSDNCLIKDSENEIEAPLLNED, from the exons ATGGCTTGGAAGAATGGTTTCAGAGAGCTAAGGCCTCTGCTTCATTTGCTATTTCCACTCTGCATACATTGGATTGCTGAGGAAATGACCGTCTCTGTCCTTGTTGATGTTACTACCCGCGCTCTTTGCCCTGGCAACTCTACTTGTTCCCaagttatttatattaatgGCATTCAACAAACG ATTGTTGGAGTTTTCAAGATGGTGGCCCTTCCACTTCTTGGTCAGCTTGCTGATGAGCATGGGCGTAAACCGCTGCTCCTTTTCACCATGACCGTATGCATATTCCCTTTTG CATTGCTTGCCTGGAATCCCTCTAAGGAACTCGTGTACGCTTACTATGTGCTTCGAACGATTACAAATATTTTAACTCGAGGGAGTATTTTCTGCATTGCTGTTGCTTATACA GCAGATGTTGTCAGTGAAAGCAAGAGGGCTGCACTATTTAGTTGGATCACAGGTCTCTTTTCTGCATCACATGTTTTAGGAAACGTGCTTGCTCGTTTCCTTCCGgagaaatatattttcatg ATTGCTATTGCTCTCTTGAGCCTTTGTCCAATTTACATGCAACTGTTCCTAAGTGAGACAGTTGAACAATTTCCTATTAGCAACAAAGACCCATCTTGTCTGACCAAGACACTTAATGTCGTACATAAACGGTACGAATCAATGAGAGATGCTGCAACATTAGTTATTAGCAG TCCAACTCTTAGGAGTATAGCTCTGGTTTCCTTCTTCTATGAGATGGGAATGTCCGGCATCAGCGGTGTTttactg TACTATCTAAAAGCTGCATTTGGCTTtgataaaaatcaattctcCGAAATACTGATGTTGGTTGGAATAGGTTCTATTATTTCTCAG ATGCTGGTGCTTCCACTACTTAATCCTTTGGTTGGAGAGAAAGTAATATTGTGCATATCCTTACTTGCATCAGTAGCTTAT GCATTGTTCTACGGTTTGGCTTGGGCAGCTTGG GTGCCATACTTGAGTGCCTCGTTTGGTGTCATTTATGTTCTTGTGAAACCTTCG ACTTTTGCAATCATTTCAAAAGCATCAAGCTCAACTAATCAG GGTAAAGCACAAGGATTCATAGCTGGGGTGCAATCGATAGGAAGTCTACTATCACCACTTGTAATGAGTCCATTGACTT CACTGTTCCTGTCTAGCGATGCCCCTTTCAACTGCAAAGGTTTTTCCATAATATGTGCATCCTTATGCATG gtaatatctttttatttcgCTTGCATGATCAAATCTGACAATTGCTTGATCAAAGATTCAGAAAATGAAATCGAAGCACCGCTTCTGAATGAggattaa
- the LOC107404068 gene encoding organelle RRM domain-containing protein 1, chloroplastic: MEVLSNSAGVIISKPLSFKPQKTHKQQTLSANFKKFPNSPNKNYPFDLSSSSSSLNSCITRVSTRTSATSTPTTATASTAGVSLSSSHTDNRHWMVLMKAPPQGVDSKPEVIDYYVETLERVLGSEMDAQMCIYDASWDTHFGFCCDIDAETSLKLASLPGVLSVRPDPDINSLKKDYNSSNVQLGHLYNPHIGNTLLFPLGNTKHWLVRMEKPGVGVVTKAQMADYYAQILAKVLGNEKDAQMCIYHISWQSNFGFCCELDEECARELAGVPGVLSVQPDKYFESENKDYGGSSIQTPTDVSYSAEASQISPVETKKLFVTGLSFYTSEKSLRAAFESFGELVEVKIIMDKISKRSKGYAFIEYTTKEAAGAALKEMNGKIINGWMIVVDVAKSSPPRYSRGRRRDEGSPTRDMERGR; encoded by the exons ATGGAAGTTCTCTCCAACTCAGCTGGAGTTATCATTTCAAAACCTTTATCTTTCAAGCCTCAAAAAACCCATAAACAGCAAACGCTCTCTGCCAACTTCAAGAAGTTCCCCAATTCACCAAACAAAAATTACCCTTTcgatctttcttcttcttcttcttctttgaattCTTGCATTACTAGGGTCTCTACCAGAACATCTGCAACTTCAACACCAACAACAGCGACAGCTTCCACTGCTGGTGTTTCTTTATCTTCTTCACACACTGACAACCGCCATTGGATGGTCCTCATGAAGGCTCCTCCACAAGGGGTCGATTCCAAACCAGAGGTTATAGATTACTATGTTGAGACCTTGGAAAGAGTTTTAGGCAG TGAGATGGATGCTCAAATGTGTATATATGATGCTTCTTGGGATACCCACTTTGGCTTTTGCTGTGACATTGATGCAGAGACTTCTCTCAAGCTCGCTA GTTTACCTGGGGTCTTATCTGTGAGGCCCGATCCAGATATAAATTCTTTGAAGAAGGATTATAATTCTTCAAATGTTCAGTTAGGACATCTATATAACCCACACATTGGGAATACTCTTTTGTTTCCCCTGGGGAACACTAAACATTGGCTTGTTAGAATGGAAAAGCCAGGAGTTGGGGTTGTTACAAAGGCACAAATGGCTGATTATTATGCTCAAATACTAGCCAAGGTCTTAGGGAA TGAGAAGGATGCGCAAATGTGTATATATCACATTTCCTGGCAATCCAACTTTGGTTTCTGTTGTGAACTTGATGAGGAATGTGCCCGGGAACTAGCTG GTGTCCCTGGTGTTTTATCTGTTCAGCCAGATAAATATTTCGAATCAGAGAATAAAGATTATGGAG GTAGTAGCATTCAAACTCCTACAGATGTGTCATATTCTGCAGAAGCAAGTCAAATATCCCCTGTGGAAACAAAGAAACTCTTTGTGACTG GCTTGTCGTTTTATACATCTGAGAAAAGCTTGCGTGCAGCATTTGAGAGTTTTGGTGAGCTTGTTGAAG ttaaaataattatggataAGATTTCTAAAAGGTCGAAAGGTTACGCCTTCATTGAATACACCACGAAGGAGGCTGCTGGCGCAGCGCTCAAAGAGATGAATGGCAAG ATCATTAATGGCTGGATGATAGTTGTTGATGTAGCAAAGAGTAGCCCTCCAAGATACAGTCGGGGCCGAAGGAGAGATGAAGGTAGTCCAACAAGAGATATGGAAAGAGGAAGATAG
- the LOC107413237 gene encoding protein SUPPRESSOR OF K(+) TRANSPORT GROWTH DEFECT 1: MYSNFKEHAIEYVKKAVEEDDAGNYSKAFPLYMNALEYFKTHLKYEKNPKIKEAITQKFCEYLRRAEEIRAILDSGGGSGPASNGNAAATASPKSKGGERKEGGDPELEKLRAGLDSVIIREKPNVKWNDVAGLESAKQALQEAVILPVKFPQFFTGRRRPWRAFLLYGPPGTGKSYLAKAVATEADSTFFSVSSSDLVSKWMGESEKLVSNLFQMARDSAPSIIFIDEIDSLCGQRGEGNESEASRRIKTELLVQMQGVGNDDQKILILAATNTPYALDQAIRRRFDKRIYIPLPDVKARQHMFKVHLGDTPNNLTESDFEYLARKTEGFSGSDISVCVKDVLFEPVRKTRDAKFFRETSKGMWVPCESTKRGAIEITMQELDAKGLASKIQPPPITRADFDKVLQRQKPTVSKADLEVHERFTNEFGEEG, encoded by the exons atgtATAGCAATTTTAAGGAGCATGCAATTGAGTATGTGAAGAAGGCAGTTGAGGAGGATGATGCTGGAAATTACAGCAAGGCATTTCCCCTCTATATGAATGCATTAGAGTACTTCAAAACCCACTTGAAGTATGAAAAAAATCCCAAGATTAAGGAAGCAATCACTcagaaattttgtgaatattTGAGGAGGGCAGAGGAGATTAGAGCCATTCTTGATAGTGGGGGCGGCAGTGGGCCTGCATCGAATGGTAATGCTGCAGCCACTGCATCGCCGAAGTCAAAGGGTGGAGAACGGAAAGAAGGGGGGGATCCAGAACTGGAAAAGCTCAGGGCTGGCCTTGATTCTGTTATAATTAGGGAGAAACCCAATGTGAAGTGGAATGATGTGGCTGGCCTTGAGAGCGCAAAGCAGGCATTGCAAGAGGCTGTCATATTGCCGGTTAAGTTTCCACAATTTTTCACTG GCAGGAGGCGACCATGGAGGGCTTTTCTATTGTATGGTCCACCTGGAACAGGGAAGTCCTATTTGGCAAAGGCTGTTGCAACAGAAGCAGATTCAACTTTCTTCAG CGTTTCTTCATCAGACCTTGTTTCAAAATGGATGGGGGAAAGTGAAAAACTGGTTTCAAATCTTTTCCAAATGGCTCGTGATAGTGCTCCATCCATAATATTCATTGATGAAATTGATTCACTATGTGGCCAAAGGGGTGAAGGCAATGAAAGTGAAGCATCTCGACGCATCAAAACTGAGCTTCTAGTACAGATGCAG GGTGTAGGGAATGATGATCAGAAGATTCTTATTCTTGCAGCAACCAATACTCCTTATGCTCTGGATCAG GCCATCCGGCGACGCTTTGATAAGCGTATATACATCCCTCTTCCAGATGTGAAGGCAAGGCAACACATGTTTAAG GTGCATCTAGGAGATACTCCTAACAACTTAACTGAAAGTGATTTTGAGTATTTGGCCCGCAAAACAGAAGGATTCTCTGGTTCTGATATCTCTGTCTGT GTTAAGGATGTGCTATTTGAACCTGTACGTAAAACCCGGGATGCTAAATTCTTCAGAGAGACCTCTAAGGGCATGTGGGTCCCTTGTGAATCTACTAAACGAGGAGCTATTGAGATTACTATGCAGGAACTTGATGCAAAAGGCCTTGCTTCAAAG ATCCAGCCACCACCTATTACAAGAGCAGATTTTGACAAGGTACTTCAAAGACAAAAACCAACTGTTAGTAAAGCTGATCTTGAGGTGCATGAGAGATTCACAAATGAGTTCGGGGAGGAAGGTTGA
- the LOC107413241 gene encoding GDSL esterase/lipase At5g03610-like isoform X2, producing the protein MPFWTFCAPNLIHNSPGSLFFFQICLYCSVLLTMDKQTIIFISFCCFLFAEGGARRTKLEGHSGSVKLFVFGDSYADTGNSNKSYAVSWKQPYGITFPRKPAGRFSDGRVLTDYLAWSLGIRSLVPYTRRGDVEKWEVQNGMNFAYGGTGVFNTLEKAPNMSTQISFFQQLLQQKWYTKQDLNSSIALLSLAGNDYGTFVVNHGNNPKDMSDFSKLVVNQLADNIKQILSLGVRKIAVTTIHPLGCLPQITIYSSWNSCNHDWNLLSNFHNQQLWQRMQSLNNTLQTDQKKNVIVVLDLYTAFQSAFAKQKNITGNPLKPCCVGISNGYGCGSVDQSGAKKYSVCKNRELSFFWDMIHPSQKGWHAVYSELQPSLYKLF; encoded by the exons ATGCCATTTTGGACCTTTTGTGCCCCGAATCTCATTCACAATTCACCTGGTTCCTTGTTCTTCTTCCAAATTTGCTTATACTGTTCTGTCCTATTGACGATGGATAAACAAACAATCATATTCATCTCTTTCTGTTGCTTTCTATTTGCAG AAGGTGGTGCAAGAAGGACAAAACTTGAAGGTCACAGTGGCTCTGTAAAGCTGTTTGTATTTGGAGACTCCTATGCGGATACAGGCAATAGTAATAAATCTTATGCTGTCTCATGGAAACAACCTTACGGAATTACTTTCCCCAGAAAACCAGCCGGCCGCTTCTCCGATGGCCGTGTGCTTACTGATTACTTAG CTTGGTCTTTGGGCATAAGATCTCTGGTTCCATACACAAGAAGAGGAGATGTGGAGAAATGGGAAGTACAAAATGGAATGAACTTTGCATATGGAGGGACAGGTGTTTTCAACACATTGGAGAAAGCTCCAAATATGTCTACCCAAATCAGCTTTTTTCAACAGCTACTTCAACAAAAATGGTATACCAAACAAGACCTTAACTCCTCCATTGCTCTTCTATCCCTTGCTGGCAATGACTATGGCACTTTTGTTGTTAACCATGGCAACAACCCAAAG GATATGTCAGACTTCAGCAAATTAGTAGTTAACCAACTTGCTGACAATATAAAGCAAATACTGAGCTTGGGGGTGAGAAAAATAGCAGTTACTACAATACATCCATTGGGATGTTTGCCTCAGATAACTATATATTCATCTTGGAACTCCTGCAATCACGATTGGAACTTGCTTTCAAATTTtcacaaccaacaactttggCAACGAATGCAAAGTCTGAACAATACTCTTCAAACTGATCAGAAGAAGAATGTAATTGTTGTTTTGGACCTCTATACTGCTTTTCAGTCCGCGTTTGCAAAGCAAAAGAACATCACAG GAAATCCACTGAAGCCTTGTTGTGTTGGTATAAGTAATGGATATGGATGTGGGAGTGTTGATCAAAGTGGGGCAAAGAAGTACAGCGTATGCAAGAATCGGGAGCTGTCTTTCTTCTGGGACATGATTCATCCTTCACAGAAAGGCTGGCATGCTGTTTATTCAGAACTTCAACCTTCtctttacaaattattttag
- the LOC107413241 gene encoding GDSL esterase/lipase At5g03610-like isoform X1 has protein sequence MPFWTFCAPNLIHNSPGSLFFFQICLYCSVLLTMDKQTIIFISFCCFLFAGIICFLFTEGGARRTKLEGHSGSVKLFVFGDSYADTGNSNKSYAVSWKQPYGITFPRKPAGRFSDGRVLTDYLAWSLGIRSLVPYTRRGDVEKWEVQNGMNFAYGGTGVFNTLEKAPNMSTQISFFQQLLQQKWYTKQDLNSSIALLSLAGNDYGTFVVNHGNNPKDMSDFSKLVVNQLADNIKQILSLGVRKIAVTTIHPLGCLPQITIYSSWNSCNHDWNLLSNFHNQQLWQRMQSLNNTLQTDQKKNVIVVLDLYTAFQSAFAKQKNITGNPLKPCCVGISNGYGCGSVDQSGAKKYSVCKNRELSFFWDMIHPSQKGWHAVYSELQPSLYKLF, from the exons ATGCCATTTTGGACCTTTTGTGCCCCGAATCTCATTCACAATTCACCTGGTTCCTTGTTCTTCTTCCAAATTTGCTTATACTGTTCTGTCCTATTGACGATGGATAAACAAACAATCATATTCATCTCTTTCTGTTGCTTTCTATTTGCAGGTATTATTTGCTTTCTATTTACAG AAGGTGGTGCAAGAAGGACAAAACTTGAAGGTCACAGTGGCTCTGTAAAGCTGTTTGTATTTGGAGACTCCTATGCGGATACAGGCAATAGTAATAAATCTTATGCTGTCTCATGGAAACAACCTTACGGAATTACTTTCCCCAGAAAACCAGCCGGCCGCTTCTCCGATGGCCGTGTGCTTACTGATTACTTAG CTTGGTCTTTGGGCATAAGATCTCTGGTTCCATACACAAGAAGAGGAGATGTGGAGAAATGGGAAGTACAAAATGGAATGAACTTTGCATATGGAGGGACAGGTGTTTTCAACACATTGGAGAAAGCTCCAAATATGTCTACCCAAATCAGCTTTTTTCAACAGCTACTTCAACAAAAATGGTATACCAAACAAGACCTTAACTCCTCCATTGCTCTTCTATCCCTTGCTGGCAATGACTATGGCACTTTTGTTGTTAACCATGGCAACAACCCAAAG GATATGTCAGACTTCAGCAAATTAGTAGTTAACCAACTTGCTGACAATATAAAGCAAATACTGAGCTTGGGGGTGAGAAAAATAGCAGTTACTACAATACATCCATTGGGATGTTTGCCTCAGATAACTATATATTCATCTTGGAACTCCTGCAATCACGATTGGAACTTGCTTTCAAATTTtcacaaccaacaactttggCAACGAATGCAAAGTCTGAACAATACTCTTCAAACTGATCAGAAGAAGAATGTAATTGTTGTTTTGGACCTCTATACTGCTTTTCAGTCCGCGTTTGCAAAGCAAAAGAACATCACAG GAAATCCACTGAAGCCTTGTTGTGTTGGTATAAGTAATGGATATGGATGTGGGAGTGTTGATCAAAGTGGGGCAAAGAAGTACAGCGTATGCAAGAATCGGGAGCTGTCTTTCTTCTGGGACATGATTCATCCTTCACAGAAAGGCTGGCATGCTGTTTATTCAGAACTTCAACCTTCtctttacaaattattttag
- the LOC107413233 gene encoding uncharacterized protein LOC107413233 isoform X1, whose product MKSSESPRSEVTISSEDFNLIEPFYNAVWSGDWQATNEFITRNPDVVRARITYSGRTALHVAAVNGHMSMVETLVDKMYEEDLEIKDVDGFTALAIAATYNASIEIAECMVRKNTKILTIHVNDMLPAALAFRYGYTKMGRYLYTVTPLDNLVLPQNGIDGATLICNAIYMRSFDVAWELLKHCPRLAVTVDRFGKPPIYALANLASAFLSGCRLRFWQKWIYDCIYIDPARAITDSCRELNNIRLLTDNMSIIGSPEKDSHHKFWSFRGLALKFLKMLGIKFLYDMKLVHVQTFQLVHQMCATTTSLDEIQLEACFVYDALFRAVDRGNVEFVISMLKANQELVEICDELWRNIFMRAILNRQANVFNLIHRLDSKLAAATAIDRHGNNMLHLAGMLAPDPQLNQISGPNKISGAALQMQRELQWFKEVESIVTPWTIEHKSSSLTPAQMFTRDHKDLRTEGEKWMKETATSCTVVGALIVTIMFAAAFTVPGGNNQDTGVPIFLNKELFMVFIISDAISLFSSTTSVLMFLGILTSRYAEEDFLNSLPKKMMIGLSTLFFSIATMMIAFGATLLIVLRDKYSWIFFPVISLASIPVTLFVMMQFPLLVEIFASTYGAGIFDRNVQIWN is encoded by the exons ATGAAGAGCTCTGAATCGCCAAGAAGTGAAG TGACTATTTCAAGTGAGGACTTCAATCTAATCGAGCCCTTCTACAATGCCGTATGGAGTGGTGATTGGCAGGCAACAAATGAGTTCATTACCAGAAATCCTGATGTAGTTAGAGCAAGGATTACATATTCAGGGAGGACAGCTCTTCATGTTGCGGCCGTTAATGGGCATATGAGCATGGTGGAGACATTGGTGGATAAAATGTATGAAGAAGACTTGGAAATAAAAGACGTAGATGGTTTCACAGCTCTTGCAATAGCAGCTACGTATAATGCAAGCATTGAAATAGCTGAATGCATGGTTAGAAAGAATACCAAAATCCTTACCATTCATGTCAATGACATGCTTCCTGCTGCACTGGCTTTTCGTTATGGTTATACGAAAATGGGTCGGTATCTTTATACTGTTACACCGCTTGATAATCTGGTATTGCCACAGAATGGCATAGATGGCGCTACGCTCATTTGCAATGCTATATATATGCGAAGTTTCG ATGTTGCTTGGGAACTGCTCAAGCATTGCCCACGGTTGGCTGTTACTGTAGACCGCTTTGGGAAACCCCCCATCTATGCATTGGCAAATCTAGCTTCTGCATTTCTCAGTGGGTGCAGGCTCAGATTTTGGCAAAAATGGATATATGACT GTATTTATATTGATCCAGCTCGTGCCATCACTGATAGCTGTAGAGAACTCAACAATATACGTCTGCTCACCGATAACATGAGTATCATCGGATCTCCAG AGAAGGATTCACATCACAAATTTTGGTCATTCCGAGGATTGGCATTGAAATTTCTTAAAATGTTAG GGATTAAGTTTTTATATGATATGAAATTGGTCCATGTTCAAACCTTTCAACTTGTACACCAAATGTGTGCAACGACAACAAGTTTGGATGAAATCCAATTGGAAGCTTGTTTTGTATATGATGCTCTGTTTCGAGCTGTTGATCGAGGGAATGTCGAGTTTGTAATAAGTATGCTAAAAGCAAATCAAGAGCTGGTGGAGATCTGTGATGAGTTGTGGAGGAACATATTTATGCGTGCAATCCTGAATCGCCAAGCAAACGTTTTTAACCTTATACATAGATTGGACTCAAAACTAGCAGCTGCAACCGCTATAGATAGGCATGGAAACAACATGTTGCATTTGGCTGGAATGTTGGCACCTGATCCACAACTTAATCAAATTTCTGGACCTAATAAAATTTCTGGAGCAGCTTTACAAATGCAGAGAGAATTACAATGGTTTAAG gaggtGGAGTCAATTGTGACTCCTTGGACTATAGAGCACAAAAGCTCAAGTTTGACACCAGCCCAAATGTTTACTAGAGACCACAAGGATTTGAGGACTGAGGGAGAAAAATGGATGAAAGAGACAGCAACTTCTTGTACAGTTGTGGGTGCTCTCATTGTTACCATCATGTTTGCTGCAGCTTTTACAGTTCCCGGAGGAAACAATCAAGATACTGGTGTGcccatatttttgaataaagAGCTGTTTATGGTTTTCATAATATCAGATGCTATTTCACTTTTTTCCTCCACAACCTCAGTGTTAATGTTTTTAGGCATCCTTACGTCAAGATATGCAGAAGAAGATTTCTTAAACTCTTTGCCTAAGAAGATGATGATTGGTCTTTCCACCCTCTTTTTCTCTATTGCAACCATGATGATAGCCTTTGGTGCTACACTTCTCATTGTGCTTAGAGACAAATATTCATGGATTTTCTTTCCTGTCATTTCTCTTGCTAGCATTCCAGTCACCTTGTTTGTAATGATGCAATTTCCTCTTCTAGTTGAGATTTTCGCTTCCACATACGGAGCGGGCATCTTTGACAGGAATGTTCAGATCTGGAATTAG
- the LOC107413233 gene encoding uncharacterized protein LOC107413233 isoform X2, producing MKSSESPRSEVTISSEDFNLIEPFYNAVWSGDWQATNEFITRNPDVVRARITYSGRTALHVAAVNGHMSMVETLVDKMYEEDLEIKDVDGFTALAIAATYNASIEIAECMVRKNTKILTIHVNDMLPAALAFRYGYTKMGRYLYTVTPLDNLVLPQNGIDGATLICNAIYMRSFGIYIDPARAITDSCRELNNIRLLTDNMSIIGSPEKDSHHKFWSFRGLALKFLKMLGIKFLYDMKLVHVQTFQLVHQMCATTTSLDEIQLEACFVYDALFRAVDRGNVEFVISMLKANQELVEICDELWRNIFMRAILNRQANVFNLIHRLDSKLAAATAIDRHGNNMLHLAGMLAPDPQLNQISGPNKISGAALQMQRELQWFKEVESIVTPWTIEHKSSSLTPAQMFTRDHKDLRTEGEKWMKETATSCTVVGALIVTIMFAAAFTVPGGNNQDTGVPIFLNKELFMVFIISDAISLFSSTTSVLMFLGILTSRYAEEDFLNSLPKKMMIGLSTLFFSIATMMIAFGATLLIVLRDKYSWIFFPVISLASIPVTLFVMMQFPLLVEIFASTYGAGIFDRNVQIWN from the exons ATGAAGAGCTCTGAATCGCCAAGAAGTGAAG TGACTATTTCAAGTGAGGACTTCAATCTAATCGAGCCCTTCTACAATGCCGTATGGAGTGGTGATTGGCAGGCAACAAATGAGTTCATTACCAGAAATCCTGATGTAGTTAGAGCAAGGATTACATATTCAGGGAGGACAGCTCTTCATGTTGCGGCCGTTAATGGGCATATGAGCATGGTGGAGACATTGGTGGATAAAATGTATGAAGAAGACTTGGAAATAAAAGACGTAGATGGTTTCACAGCTCTTGCAATAGCAGCTACGTATAATGCAAGCATTGAAATAGCTGAATGCATGGTTAGAAAGAATACCAAAATCCTTACCATTCATGTCAATGACATGCTTCCTGCTGCACTGGCTTTTCGTTATGGTTATACGAAAATGGGTCGGTATCTTTATACTGTTACACCGCTTGATAATCTGGTATTGCCACAGAATGGCATAGATGGCGCTACGCTCATTTGCAATGCTATATATATGCGAAGTTTCG GTATTTATATTGATCCAGCTCGTGCCATCACTGATAGCTGTAGAGAACTCAACAATATACGTCTGCTCACCGATAACATGAGTATCATCGGATCTCCAG AGAAGGATTCACATCACAAATTTTGGTCATTCCGAGGATTGGCATTGAAATTTCTTAAAATGTTAG GGATTAAGTTTTTATATGATATGAAATTGGTCCATGTTCAAACCTTTCAACTTGTACACCAAATGTGTGCAACGACAACAAGTTTGGATGAAATCCAATTGGAAGCTTGTTTTGTATATGATGCTCTGTTTCGAGCTGTTGATCGAGGGAATGTCGAGTTTGTAATAAGTATGCTAAAAGCAAATCAAGAGCTGGTGGAGATCTGTGATGAGTTGTGGAGGAACATATTTATGCGTGCAATCCTGAATCGCCAAGCAAACGTTTTTAACCTTATACATAGATTGGACTCAAAACTAGCAGCTGCAACCGCTATAGATAGGCATGGAAACAACATGTTGCATTTGGCTGGAATGTTGGCACCTGATCCACAACTTAATCAAATTTCTGGACCTAATAAAATTTCTGGAGCAGCTTTACAAATGCAGAGAGAATTACAATGGTTTAAG gaggtGGAGTCAATTGTGACTCCTTGGACTATAGAGCACAAAAGCTCAAGTTTGACACCAGCCCAAATGTTTACTAGAGACCACAAGGATTTGAGGACTGAGGGAGAAAAATGGATGAAAGAGACAGCAACTTCTTGTACAGTTGTGGGTGCTCTCATTGTTACCATCATGTTTGCTGCAGCTTTTACAGTTCCCGGAGGAAACAATCAAGATACTGGTGTGcccatatttttgaataaagAGCTGTTTATGGTTTTCATAATATCAGATGCTATTTCACTTTTTTCCTCCACAACCTCAGTGTTAATGTTTTTAGGCATCCTTACGTCAAGATATGCAGAAGAAGATTTCTTAAACTCTTTGCCTAAGAAGATGATGATTGGTCTTTCCACCCTCTTTTTCTCTATTGCAACCATGATGATAGCCTTTGGTGCTACACTTCTCATTGTGCTTAGAGACAAATATTCATGGATTTTCTTTCCTGTCATTTCTCTTGCTAGCATTCCAGTCACCTTGTTTGTAATGATGCAATTTCCTCTTCTAGTTGAGATTTTCGCTTCCACATACGGAGCGGGCATCTTTGACAGGAATGTTCAGATCTGGAATTAG
- the LOC112490877 gene encoding GDSL esterase/lipase At5g03610, translating into MLHIPFYQVLILLYYYFLIIFVFFNELNTIWEIDIYIYIYFCIFNLKCFLDTAWSLGIRSPVPYTGRGDVEKWEVENGMNFAYDGKGVFNTLEKPPNMSTQISFFQQLRQQKWYTKQELNPSIALLSLAGNDYGTSVVNHGNNPKDLSDLSKLVVNQLADNIKPILSLGVRKTSVTTIHPLRCLPQITVYSSWNSCNQDWNLLSNFHNQQLWQRMQSLNTTFQTGQKKNVIVVLDLYCVSVRICKAKDHNRKSIEALLCWYK; encoded by the exons ATGTTGCATATTCCATTTTATCAAGtacttatattattatattattattttctcattatatttgttttctttaatgaATTGAATACCATATGggaaatagatatatatatatatatatacttttgtatttttaatttaaaatgttttttggaTACAGCTTGGTCTTTGGGCATAAGATCTCCGGTTCCATACACAGGGAGAGGAGATGTGGAGAAATGGGAAGTAGAAAATGGAATGAACTTCGCATATGATGGGAAAGGTGTTTTCAACACATTGGAGAAACCTCCAAATATGTCTACCCAAATCAGCTTTTTTCAACAGCTACGTCAACAAAAATGGTATACCAAACAAGAACTTAACCCGTCCATTGCTCTTCTATCCCTTGCTGGCAATGACTATGGCACTTCTGTTGTTAACCATGGCAACAACCCAAAG GATTTGTCAGACCTCAGCAAATTAGTAGTTAACCAACTTGCTGATAATATAAAGCCAATACTGAGTTTGGGGGTGAGAAAAACATCAGTTACTACAATACATCCATTGAGATGTTTGCCTCAGATAACTGTATACTCATCTTGGAACTCCTGCAATCAAGATTGGAACTTGCTTTCAAATTTtcacaaccaacaactttggCAACGAATGCAAAGTCTGAACACTACTTTTCAAACTGGTCAGAAGAAGAATGTAATTGTTGTTTTAGACCTCTACTGCGTTTCTGTCCGCATTTGCAAAGCAAAAGATCATAACAg GAAATCCATTGAAGCCTTGTTGTGTTGGTATAAGTAA